From Paenibacillus polymyxa, the proteins below share one genomic window:
- a CDS encoding Nif3-like dinuclear metal center hexameric protein, with protein MFAKGQTVISYMEQLAPKYLAVPDDRIGLQLGSLQKEIKSILVALDVNDEVVEEAIRIKADLIIAHHAIIFRPLKALNTDQPAGRLYEKLIKNDIAVYISHTNLDTAEDGMNDWMAEALGIQSEGTLEDVHTEQLFKLVVFVPKTHHQRVLDAVLNAGAGHIGNYSHCSFNIDGYGTFVPGEGTQPFLGEPGKMERSEEVRIETIVPQGVRNKVVQAMLKAHPYEEVAYDLYPMDLKGRTFGLGRVGKLKEARTLREFVDVVKKGLNVEHVRVVGDLDRMIKKAAVLGGSGSRYVNKSLFKGADVLVTGDIDYHTAHDALMAGIAIIDPGHNAEKIMKPKTADWMRRRLAEGRYSTEVYVSEVDTEPFQFL; from the coding sequence ATGTTTGCCAAAGGACAGACAGTAATTAGCTACATGGAGCAATTGGCTCCGAAATACTTGGCAGTTCCAGACGATAGAATTGGGCTTCAACTGGGTAGTCTGCAAAAGGAAATCAAAAGTATATTAGTAGCCCTGGATGTTAATGATGAGGTTGTTGAAGAAGCAATCCGCATAAAAGCTGATCTCATTATTGCGCATCATGCGATTATATTCCGCCCACTAAAAGCTTTGAACACGGACCAGCCTGCAGGCAGATTGTATGAAAAGCTGATCAAGAATGATATTGCTGTCTACATCAGTCATACGAATCTGGATACGGCTGAGGACGGCATGAATGATTGGATGGCAGAAGCACTGGGGATTCAAAGTGAAGGTACGCTGGAGGATGTTCACACCGAGCAATTATTCAAGCTTGTCGTTTTCGTACCCAAAACACATCATCAACGTGTACTGGATGCCGTACTGAATGCGGGAGCTGGACATATCGGCAACTACAGCCATTGCAGCTTTAACATTGATGGTTATGGAACTTTTGTACCGGGTGAAGGCACACAGCCGTTTTTGGGTGAGCCAGGTAAAATGGAACGTAGTGAAGAAGTTCGTATTGAGACCATTGTACCGCAGGGTGTACGCAATAAAGTTGTCCAAGCGATGCTGAAGGCTCATCCTTATGAAGAGGTGGCTTATGACCTGTACCCTATGGATTTGAAAGGTCGTACCTTTGGTTTGGGACGAGTGGGCAAGCTCAAGGAAGCCCGCACGTTACGGGAGTTTGTAGATGTTGTGAAAAAAGGTCTCAACGTTGAGCATGTACGTGTGGTGGGTGACTTGGACCGTATGATCAAAAAAGCAGCCGTGCTTGGAGGCTCTGGCAGCCGCTATGTGAATAAGTCGCTTTTTAAAGGCGCTGACGTATTAGTGACGGGGGATATCGACTATCACACGGCTCACGATGCCCTGATGGCAGGCATTGCTATTATTGACCCTGGACATAACGCAGAAAAGATTATGAAGCCTAAAACCGCAGATTGGATGCGCAGACGCTTGGCAGAAGGTCGATACTCAACGGAAGTATACGTATCTGAAGTGGACACTGAGCCTTTTCAATTTTTGTAA
- a CDS encoding flavin reductase family protein, whose protein sequence is MRKLIADSVIHAYPGMVAVVTSRYEGVNNVMASGWHTYIGSSPGMYGISLRKETYSYGLIKKSGGFGVQFLPAHRSEWIQAAGTFSGKNVDKFQQFGIAYEDGISVDVPILLEAYLAYECKVVDIHTYGDHDWIVGEIQQTYRDDELFLDEDVPDFSKLSIPLYVGRSAYYVADDSLQRKVHPFYLSK, encoded by the coding sequence ATGCGAAAGTTGATAGCCGATTCTGTGATTCATGCCTATCCAGGGATGGTTGCAGTTGTTACTTCCCGCTATGAGGGAGTAAATAATGTCATGGCCTCAGGCTGGCATACATATATCGGATCATCACCGGGCATGTATGGCATTTCATTGAGGAAGGAAACGTATTCTTACGGACTGATTAAGAAAAGTGGAGGCTTTGGTGTTCAGTTTTTGCCTGCGCACAGATCGGAATGGATTCAGGCTGCAGGTACCTTTAGTGGTAAAAATGTAGATAAATTTCAGCAGTTTGGGATTGCATATGAGGACGGAATTTCAGTGGATGTGCCTATATTGCTGGAAGCGTATCTCGCTTATGAGTGTAAAGTCGTGGATATTCATACCTATGGAGATCATGATTGGATCGTCGGTGAAATACAGCAGACCTACCGGGATGATGAACTATTTCTCGATGAGGACGTTCCTGATTTTAGTAAGCTTTCAATTCCGTTATACGTGGGAAGGTCTGCTTACTACGTGGCAGATGATTCATTACAGAGAAAGGTACATCCGTTTTATTTGAGCAAGTAA